The following proteins come from a genomic window of Aequorivita marisscotiae:
- a CDS encoding glycosyltransferase family 2 protein, translated as MAKLSVIIPTFNEEAYIEDALFSVAFADEIIVIDSFSTDNTPEIAKKYATKFLQRKFDNFSNQKNFALKEATGDWVLFLDADERVTHSLEAEIKATLQNPKHGGYKINFPHFYMNRFLYHHSDDVLRLVKREGAQYAGSVHEKLTCNGSVGKLKNKMLHFTYKGLENYISKKESYAWFQAQQQFEKGKKATWLHLLFKPSYRFFRSFILKGGFRDGVPGMTVAAVNAYGVFERYVKLMLLKKGMR; from the coding sequence ATGGCGAAACTTTCAGTTATCATCCCAACTTTCAACGAAGAAGCATACATTGAAGACGCCCTGTTTTCAGTTGCTTTCGCCGATGAAATTATAGTAATTGATTCCTTCAGCACCGATAATACTCCAGAAATTGCCAAGAAATACGCCACCAAGTTTCTTCAGCGAAAGTTTGATAATTTTTCAAATCAGAAAAATTTCGCTTTAAAAGAAGCTACTGGCGACTGGGTTTTATTTTTGGATGCCGATGAACGGGTGACGCATTCTTTGGAAGCTGAAATTAAAGCAACCCTTCAAAATCCAAAGCACGGTGGTTACAAAATAAATTTTCCGCATTTTTATATGAACCGTTTTCTCTATCATCACAGCGACGACGTGCTTCGGCTCGTAAAACGTGAAGGTGCGCAATATGCCGGCTCGGTACACGAAAAACTTACTTGCAATGGTAGCGTCGGAAAGCTGAAAAACAAAATGCTCCATTTTACCTATAAGGGATTGGAGAATTACATCTCAAAAAAAGAATCGTACGCTTGGTTTCAAGCACAGCAACAGTTTGAAAAAGGTAAAAAAGCAACGTGGCTCCATCTTTTATTTAAACCGAGCTACCGGTTTTTTCGTTCCTTTATTTTAAAGGGCGGGTTCCGTGATGGCGTTCCGGGAATGACGGTTGCTGCCGTGAATGCTTATGGCGTTTTTGAACGTTACGTAAAATTGATGCTGCTTAAAAAAGGGATGCGTTAG